A window of the Vespa velutina chromosome 7, iVesVel2.1, whole genome shotgun sequence genome harbors these coding sequences:
- the LOC124950311 gene encoding putative uncharacterized protein DDB_G0282133 isoform X2: MCDLIDLDNSTGTSLNTKLASPLIPVPSNIEQRNLNICCDRNNTLIIEKRESLGNNPFDMLLHKAIEYVNKEEDPFEIVYEKALKGTDIAVLENKSINIIDDLKSTYTQFSCELKEGKVLDESFSNPDLKKSTAEIKSLNSSILNHSAMNDTLYETNYNREENEIKCMVQHKVPLHIQETERDMKNLIPINIKSIQMRSYSQGDIIHECKQLLKYRSNSATETLKTDRININDTEGKSSSIFNDQLNKGFLEDQYNDVSVFSTISNISSITRNSGSLTQNSMASMVSNNTMNFAFLDNYSSLVFCDTKLNERVNSTMNKVSVSSGTSLPITPAQKQIDISVLAQKLNELKLKTSELQVSQKDNNESDNQHINTRAIFDVDDKLLDIDVCLPEITFSKLSNNNTNSDASSDSNFLKNNNVNKSILNEAKALAKTFEEYAEKALGSNSDELIIDDPMWTSELLPAFEDDIVDDLIENNITKNIEIVPFSQIIADKKATSTLLLDLKKIVTTENNSEANRLLENLEKVLGIQSSNIELLSAYLQTTNDSENIKNTKEEEHDNKSHVDDLKIHENKELCCNNKINSPEVLNDSKQLLIKENKIQNDLPLVNTQTEISPKKERSVDIEKKENDVDINNYTRENIETNKDEDNKTENNEKVAVELLINLGKVLSGQSNESATLNLLKNLGEVLNLVSKNKQEKNNEQDNMTSTNIGRTSTKEKSGNKVQSTISLKVKQRRSLDLISKMKPSNQKAFRRSTCITSASPNKKLQNSLVLKDNNKSQLSKSKKRFPSDPGSINLVSFKKEVAANIGDQQIINIQKINTEINNPKEKPPIKFVVKNQLKNKSKFEIVNKKGPMKAIIPIGNMHRKSITTPPKSPKNVQPCIKIFSSTPNSMDNEIEFKKSPKLKPMASSTPDSLKHKSVVQLPMLQRCDKINASCDISPINVQEEITTDKCKVYLSPKRVNKCCSPRRGTPKSQIKESSIPKYSTSPGVLVRVPSQDINKSQEMSISSQILSKKEENIYKKSPMTSKKIGITELKSPLKDSNHIVTKGKPLNLTSKLRRSNNKINGSEKENTFS, from the exons AATATAGAAcagagaaatttaaatatttgttgtgatagaaataatacattgataatagaaaaacGTGAAAGTTTAGGTAACAATCCTTTTGATATGCTACTACATAAAGCGATAGAATATGTCAATAAGGAAGAAGATCCATTTGAAATAGTATATGAAAAAGCTTTAAAAGGAACTGACATCGCTGTATTAGAAAATAAGagcattaatattatagatgaTTTAAAATCTACATATACACAATTTTCGTGTGAATTAAAAGAAGGTAAAGTTTTGGATGAATCTTTTTCAAATCCTGATCTTAAAAAATCTACAGCTGAGATAAAGTCATTAAATTCATCAATATTAAATCACTCTGCAATGAATGATACATTATatgaaacaaattataatagggaagaaaatgaaattaaatgtatgGTTCAACATAAAGTACCATTACATATCCAAGAAACTGAAagagatatgaaaaatttaattccaataaatataaagtcaATACAAATGCGTTCATATTCTCAAGGTGATATAATACATGAATGCAAACAGCTGTTAAAATATAGATCAAATTCTGCAACAGAAACATTAAAAACTgacagaataaatataaatgatacagAAGGCAAGTCTTCTTCAATATTTAATGATCAACTAAATAAAGGTTTCTTAGAAGATCAATACAATGATGTCTCTGTATTTTCtactatatcaaatatttctagTATTACAAGAAATTCTGGTTCTTTAACACAAAATTCTATGGCCTCAATGGTATCAAATAATACTATGAATTTTGCCTTCTTAGATAATTATTCTTCATTGGTATTTTGtgatacaaaattaaatgaaagggTGAATAGTACTATGAATAAAGTATCTGTAAGTTCTGGAACATCATTACCTATTACACCAGCTCAAAAACAGATTGATATATCCGTTTTAGCACAAAAactgaatgaattaaaattgaagACATCAGAATTACAAGTTTctcaaaaagataataatgaaagtgaCAATCAGCATATAAATACAAGAGCAATATTTGATGTTGATGATAAATTGCTTGATATTGATGTTTGTTTACCTGAAATTACATTTTCTAagttatctaataataatactaattcaGATGCTTCTTCTGATTCCAATTTTctt aaaaataataacgtaaataaatcaatattaaatgaGGCTAAAGCTCTTGCAAAAACATTTGAAGAATATGCAGAAAAAGCTTTAGGAT CAAATTCAGATGAACTGATTATAGATGATCCTATGTGGACTTCAGAATTATTGCCAGCATTTGAAGATGATATAGTAGATGACTTAATTGAG AATaacattacaaaaaatatagaaatagttCCTTTTAGTCAAATTATTGCTGATAAAAAAGCTACATCTACTTTATTACTTGACCTCAAAAAAATAGTCACAACAGAAAATAATTCTGAGGCTAACAGACTACttgaaaatttagaaaaagtttTAGGAATTCAATCCAgcaatattgaattattatctgCATATTTGCAAACAACAAATGATtcagaaaatatcaaaaatacaaaagaagaagaacatgaTAATAAGAGTCATGTGgacgatttaaaaattcatgaaaacaaagaattatgttgtaataataaaataaatagtcCTGAAGTACTCAATGATagtaaacaattattaataaaggaaaataaaatacaaaatgatttACCATTAGTAAATACACAAACAGAAATTTctccaaagaaagaaagatctgttgatatagaaaaaaaagaaaacgatgttgatattaacaattatactcgggaaaatatagaaacaaataaagatgaagataataaaacagagaataatgaaaaagttgCAGTAGAGCTGCTTATCAATTTAGGTAAAGTATTAAGTGGACAATCTAACGAATCAGCAACATTGAATTTGTTAAAGAATTTAGGAGAAGTATTAAATTTAGTATCAAAAaataagcaagaaaaaaataatgaacaagATAATATGACTTCTACAAATATTGGAAGAACATCAACTAAAGAGAAATCTGGAAATAAAGTACAATCTACAATATcattaaaagtaaaacaaagaCGAAGTTTGGACTTAATATCAAAG atgAAACCATCTAACCAGAAAGCATTTAGAAGGAGTACTTGTATAACTAGTGCATCTCCTAACAAAAAGCTGCAAAATTCATTGGtacttaaagataataataaatctcaaTTAAGTAAGAGTAAAAAGCGTTTTCCTAGTGATCCAGGTTCAATTAATCTGGtctcatttaaaaaagaagttgCTGCTAACATAGGAGATCAGCAAAttatta atatacaaaaaataaatacagaaataaataacCCAAAGGAAAAACCACCTATCAAATTTGTTgtcaaaaatcaattaaaaaacaaatcaaaattCGAAATTGTGAATAAAAAAGGTCCTATGAAAGCAATTATTCCAATAGGAAATATGCACAGAAAAA GTATTACTACACCTCCGAAATCACCTAAGAATGTACAACCCTGCATTAAAATATTCAGTAGCACACCCAATTCGATGGataatgaaattgaatttaaaaaatctccTAAATTAAAACCAATGGCATCATCGACACCAGACTCTCTTAAACATAAATCTGTTGTACAATTGCCAATGCTTCAACGTTGCGACAAGATAAATGCTTCATGCGATATATCACCGATAAACGTACAGGAGGAAATAACTACTGATAAATGTAAAGTTTATCTTAGTCCAAAAAG AGTGAATAAATGTTGTTCACCAAGAAGAGGGACGCCTAAAAGTCAGATAAAAGAGTCTAGTATTCCAAAATATTCCACGTCTCCCGGTGTTCTTGTAAGAGTCCCATCGCAAGATATCAATAAATCACAAGAAATGTCAATATCGTCAcaaattttatctaaaaaagaagaaaatatttataaaaaatcacCGATGACTAGCAAAAAAATCGGAATAACAGAGCTGAAAAGTCCTTTAAAAGATAGTAATCATATTGTTACCAAGGGGAAACCATTAAATTTAACTTCTAAGCTTCGAAgaagcaataataaaattaatggaagtgaaaaggaaaatacattttcataa
- the LOC124950311 gene encoding protein hook homolog isoform X5, whose protein sequence is MCDLIDLDNSTGTSLNTKLASPLIPVPSNIEQRNLNICCDRNNTLIIEKRESLGNNPFDMLLHKAIEYVNKEEDPFEIVYEKALKGTDIAVLENKSINIIDDLKSTYTQFSCELKEDNYSSLVFCDTKLNERVNSTMNKVSVSSGTSLPITPAQKQIDISVLAQKLNELKLKTSELQVSQKDNNESDNQHINTRAIFDVDDKLLDIDVCLPEITFSKLSNNNTNSDASSDSNFLKNNNVNKSILNEAKALAKTFEEYAEKALGSNSDELIIDDPMWTSELLPAFEDDIVDDLIEVPSLNANNREEKIGDMLCSNDKTKLQNNITKNIEIVPFSQIIADKKATSTLLLDLKKIVTTENNSEANRLLENLEKVLGIQSSNIELLSAYLQTTNDSENIKNTKEEEHDNKSHVDDLKIHENKELCCNNKINSPEVLNDSKQLLIKENKIQNDLPLVNTQTEISPKKERSVDIEKKENDVDINNYTRENIETNKDEDNKTENNEKVAVELLINLGKVLSGQSNESATLNLLKNLGEVLNLVSKNKQEKNNEQDNMTSTNIGRTSTKEKSGNKVQSTISLKVKQRRSLDLISKMKPSNQKAFRRSTCITSASPNKKLQNSLVLKDNNKSQLSKSKKRFPSDPGSINLVSFKKEVAANIGDQQIINIQKINTEINNPKEKPPIKFVVKNQLKNKSKFEIVNKKGPMKAIIPIGNMHRKSITTPPKSPKNVQPCIKIFSSTPNSMDNEIEFKKSPKLKPMASSTPDSLKHKSVVQLPMLQRCDKINASCDISPINVQEEITTDKCKVYLSPKRVNKCCSPRRGTPKSQIKESSIPKYSTSPGVLVRVPSQDINKSQEMSISSQILSKKEENIYKKSPMTSKKIGITELKSPLKDSNHIVTKGKPLNLTSKLRRSNNKINGSEKENTFS, encoded by the exons AATATAGAAcagagaaatttaaatatttgttgtgatagaaataatacattgataatagaaaaacGTGAAAGTTTAGGTAACAATCCTTTTGATATGCTACTACATAAAGCGATAGAATATGTCAATAAGGAAGAAGATCCATTTGAAATAGTATATGAAAAAGCTTTAAAAGGAACTGACATCGCTGTATTAGAAAATAAGagcattaatattatagatgaTTTAAAATCTACATATACACAATTTTCGTGTGAATTAAAAGAAG ATAATTATTCTTCATTGGTATTTTGtgatacaaaattaaatgaaagggTGAATAGTACTATGAATAAAGTATCTGTAAGTTCTGGAACATCATTACCTATTACACCAGCTCAAAAACAGATTGATATATCCGTTTTAGCACAAAAactgaatgaattaaaattgaagACATCAGAATTACAAGTTTctcaaaaagataataatgaaagtgaCAATCAGCATATAAATACAAGAGCAATATTTGATGTTGATGATAAATTGCTTGATATTGATGTTTGTTTACCTGAAATTACATTTTCTAagttatctaataataatactaattcaGATGCTTCTTCTGATTCCAATTTTctt aaaaataataacgtaaataaatcaatattaaatgaGGCTAAAGCTCTTGCAAAAACATTTGAAGAATATGCAGAAAAAGCTTTAGGAT CAAATTCAGATGAACTGATTATAGATGATCCTATGTGGACTTCAGAATTATTGCCAGCATTTGAAGATGATATAGTAGATGACTTAATTGAGGTACCATCTTTAAATGCTAATAATAGGGAAGAGAAGATTGGTGACATGCTATGTTctaatgataaaacaaaattacagAATaacattacaaaaaatatagaaatagttCCTTTTAGTCAAATTATTGCTGATAAAAAAGCTACATCTACTTTATTACTTGACCTCAAAAAAATAGTCACAACAGAAAATAATTCTGAGGCTAACAGACTACttgaaaatttagaaaaagtttTAGGAATTCAATCCAgcaatattgaattattatctgCATATTTGCAAACAACAAATGATtcagaaaatatcaaaaatacaaaagaagaagaacatgaTAATAAGAGTCATGTGgacgatttaaaaattcatgaaaacaaagaattatgttgtaataataaaataaatagtcCTGAAGTACTCAATGATagtaaacaattattaataaaggaaaataaaatacaaaatgatttACCATTAGTAAATACACAAACAGAAATTTctccaaagaaagaaagatctgttgatatagaaaaaaaagaaaacgatgttgatattaacaattatactcgggaaaatatagaaacaaataaagatgaagataataaaacagagaataatgaaaaagttgCAGTAGAGCTGCTTATCAATTTAGGTAAAGTATTAAGTGGACAATCTAACGAATCAGCAACATTGAATTTGTTAAAGAATTTAGGAGAAGTATTAAATTTAGTATCAAAAaataagcaagaaaaaaataatgaacaagATAATATGACTTCTACAAATATTGGAAGAACATCAACTAAAGAGAAATCTGGAAATAAAGTACAATCTACAATATcattaaaagtaaaacaaagaCGAAGTTTGGACTTAATATCAAAG atgAAACCATCTAACCAGAAAGCATTTAGAAGGAGTACTTGTATAACTAGTGCATCTCCTAACAAAAAGCTGCAAAATTCATTGGtacttaaagataataataaatctcaaTTAAGTAAGAGTAAAAAGCGTTTTCCTAGTGATCCAGGTTCAATTAATCTGGtctcatttaaaaaagaagttgCTGCTAACATAGGAGATCAGCAAAttatta atatacaaaaaataaatacagaaataaataacCCAAAGGAAAAACCACCTATCAAATTTGTTgtcaaaaatcaattaaaaaacaaatcaaaattCGAAATTGTGAATAAAAAAGGTCCTATGAAAGCAATTATTCCAATAGGAAATATGCACAGAAAAA GTATTACTACACCTCCGAAATCACCTAAGAATGTACAACCCTGCATTAAAATATTCAGTAGCACACCCAATTCGATGGataatgaaattgaatttaaaaaatctccTAAATTAAAACCAATGGCATCATCGACACCAGACTCTCTTAAACATAAATCTGTTGTACAATTGCCAATGCTTCAACGTTGCGACAAGATAAATGCTTCATGCGATATATCACCGATAAACGTACAGGAGGAAATAACTACTGATAAATGTAAAGTTTATCTTAGTCCAAAAAG AGTGAATAAATGTTGTTCACCAAGAAGAGGGACGCCTAAAAGTCAGATAAAAGAGTCTAGTATTCCAAAATATTCCACGTCTCCCGGTGTTCTTGTAAGAGTCCCATCGCAAGATATCAATAAATCACAAGAAATGTCAATATCGTCAcaaattttatctaaaaaagaagaaaatatttataaaaaatcacCGATGACTAGCAAAAAAATCGGAATAACAGAGCTGAAAAGTCCTTTAAAAGATAGTAATCATATTGTTACCAAGGGGAAACCATTAAATTTAACTTCTAAGCTTCGAAgaagcaataataaaattaatggaagtgaaaaggaaaatacattttcataa
- the LOC124950311 gene encoding protein PFC0760c-like isoform X1: protein MCDLIDLDNSTGTSLNTKLASPLIPVPSNIEQRNLNICCDRNNTLIIEKRESLGNNPFDMLLHKAIEYVNKEEDPFEIVYEKALKGTDIAVLENKSINIIDDLKSTYTQFSCELKEGKVLDESFSNPDLKKSTAEIKSLNSSILNHSAMNDTLYETNYNREENEIKCMVQHKVPLHIQETERDMKNLIPINIKSIQMRSYSQGDIIHECKQLLKYRSNSATETLKTDRININDTEGKSSSIFNDQLNKGFLEDQYNDVSVFSTISNISSITRNSGSLTQNSMASMVSNNTMNFAFLDNYSSLVFCDTKLNERVNSTMNKVSVSSGTSLPITPAQKQIDISVLAQKLNELKLKTSELQVSQKDNNESDNQHINTRAIFDVDDKLLDIDVCLPEITFSKLSNNNTNSDASSDSNFLKNNNVNKSILNEAKALAKTFEEYAEKALGSNSDELIIDDPMWTSELLPAFEDDIVDDLIEVPSLNANNREEKIGDMLCSNDKTKLQNNITKNIEIVPFSQIIADKKATSTLLLDLKKIVTTENNSEANRLLENLEKVLGIQSSNIELLSAYLQTTNDSENIKNTKEEEHDNKSHVDDLKIHENKELCCNNKINSPEVLNDSKQLLIKENKIQNDLPLVNTQTEISPKKERSVDIEKKENDVDINNYTRENIETNKDEDNKTENNEKVAVELLINLGKVLSGQSNESATLNLLKNLGEVLNLVSKNKQEKNNEQDNMTSTNIGRTSTKEKSGNKVQSTISLKVKQRRSLDLISKMKPSNQKAFRRSTCITSASPNKKLQNSLVLKDNNKSQLSKSKKRFPSDPGSINLVSFKKEVAANIGDQQIINIQKINTEINNPKEKPPIKFVVKNQLKNKSKFEIVNKKGPMKAIIPIGNMHRKSITTPPKSPKNVQPCIKIFSSTPNSMDNEIEFKKSPKLKPMASSTPDSLKHKSVVQLPMLQRCDKINASCDISPINVQEEITTDKCKVYLSPKRVNKCCSPRRGTPKSQIKESSIPKYSTSPGVLVRVPSQDINKSQEMSISSQILSKKEENIYKKSPMTSKKIGITELKSPLKDSNHIVTKGKPLNLTSKLRRSNNKINGSEKENTFS from the exons AATATAGAAcagagaaatttaaatatttgttgtgatagaaataatacattgataatagaaaaacGTGAAAGTTTAGGTAACAATCCTTTTGATATGCTACTACATAAAGCGATAGAATATGTCAATAAGGAAGAAGATCCATTTGAAATAGTATATGAAAAAGCTTTAAAAGGAACTGACATCGCTGTATTAGAAAATAAGagcattaatattatagatgaTTTAAAATCTACATATACACAATTTTCGTGTGAATTAAAAGAAGGTAAAGTTTTGGATGAATCTTTTTCAAATCCTGATCTTAAAAAATCTACAGCTGAGATAAAGTCATTAAATTCATCAATATTAAATCACTCTGCAATGAATGATACATTATatgaaacaaattataatagggaagaaaatgaaattaaatgtatgGTTCAACATAAAGTACCATTACATATCCAAGAAACTGAAagagatatgaaaaatttaattccaataaatataaagtcaATACAAATGCGTTCATATTCTCAAGGTGATATAATACATGAATGCAAACAGCTGTTAAAATATAGATCAAATTCTGCAACAGAAACATTAAAAACTgacagaataaatataaatgatacagAAGGCAAGTCTTCTTCAATATTTAATGATCAACTAAATAAAGGTTTCTTAGAAGATCAATACAATGATGTCTCTGTATTTTCtactatatcaaatatttctagTATTACAAGAAATTCTGGTTCTTTAACACAAAATTCTATGGCCTCAATGGTATCAAATAATACTATGAATTTTGCCTTCTTAGATAATTATTCTTCATTGGTATTTTGtgatacaaaattaaatgaaagggTGAATAGTACTATGAATAAAGTATCTGTAAGTTCTGGAACATCATTACCTATTACACCAGCTCAAAAACAGATTGATATATCCGTTTTAGCACAAAAactgaatgaattaaaattgaagACATCAGAATTACAAGTTTctcaaaaagataataatgaaagtgaCAATCAGCATATAAATACAAGAGCAATATTTGATGTTGATGATAAATTGCTTGATATTGATGTTTGTTTACCTGAAATTACATTTTCTAagttatctaataataatactaattcaGATGCTTCTTCTGATTCCAATTTTctt aaaaataataacgtaaataaatcaatattaaatgaGGCTAAAGCTCTTGCAAAAACATTTGAAGAATATGCAGAAAAAGCTTTAGGAT CAAATTCAGATGAACTGATTATAGATGATCCTATGTGGACTTCAGAATTATTGCCAGCATTTGAAGATGATATAGTAGATGACTTAATTGAGGTACCATCTTTAAATGCTAATAATAGGGAAGAGAAGATTGGTGACATGCTATGTTctaatgataaaacaaaattacagAATaacattacaaaaaatatagaaatagttCCTTTTAGTCAAATTATTGCTGATAAAAAAGCTACATCTACTTTATTACTTGACCTCAAAAAAATAGTCACAACAGAAAATAATTCTGAGGCTAACAGACTACttgaaaatttagaaaaagtttTAGGAATTCAATCCAgcaatattgaattattatctgCATATTTGCAAACAACAAATGATtcagaaaatatcaaaaatacaaaagaagaagaacatgaTAATAAGAGTCATGTGgacgatttaaaaattcatgaaaacaaagaattatgttgtaataataaaataaatagtcCTGAAGTACTCAATGATagtaaacaattattaataaaggaaaataaaatacaaaatgatttACCATTAGTAAATACACAAACAGAAATTTctccaaagaaagaaagatctgttgatatagaaaaaaaagaaaacgatgttgatattaacaattatactcgggaaaatatagaaacaaataaagatgaagataataaaacagagaataatgaaaaagttgCAGTAGAGCTGCTTATCAATTTAGGTAAAGTATTAAGTGGACAATCTAACGAATCAGCAACATTGAATTTGTTAAAGAATTTAGGAGAAGTATTAAATTTAGTATCAAAAaataagcaagaaaaaaataatgaacaagATAATATGACTTCTACAAATATTGGAAGAACATCAACTAAAGAGAAATCTGGAAATAAAGTACAATCTACAATATcattaaaagtaaaacaaagaCGAAGTTTGGACTTAATATCAAAG atgAAACCATCTAACCAGAAAGCATTTAGAAGGAGTACTTGTATAACTAGTGCATCTCCTAACAAAAAGCTGCAAAATTCATTGGtacttaaagataataataaatctcaaTTAAGTAAGAGTAAAAAGCGTTTTCCTAGTGATCCAGGTTCAATTAATCTGGtctcatttaaaaaagaagttgCTGCTAACATAGGAGATCAGCAAAttatta atatacaaaaaataaatacagaaataaataacCCAAAGGAAAAACCACCTATCAAATTTGTTgtcaaaaatcaattaaaaaacaaatcaaaattCGAAATTGTGAATAAAAAAGGTCCTATGAAAGCAATTATTCCAATAGGAAATATGCACAGAAAAA GTATTACTACACCTCCGAAATCACCTAAGAATGTACAACCCTGCATTAAAATATTCAGTAGCACACCCAATTCGATGGataatgaaattgaatttaaaaaatctccTAAATTAAAACCAATGGCATCATCGACACCAGACTCTCTTAAACATAAATCTGTTGTACAATTGCCAATGCTTCAACGTTGCGACAAGATAAATGCTTCATGCGATATATCACCGATAAACGTACAGGAGGAAATAACTACTGATAAATGTAAAGTTTATCTTAGTCCAAAAAG AGTGAATAAATGTTGTTCACCAAGAAGAGGGACGCCTAAAAGTCAGATAAAAGAGTCTAGTATTCCAAAATATTCCACGTCTCCCGGTGTTCTTGTAAGAGTCCCATCGCAAGATATCAATAAATCACAAGAAATGTCAATATCGTCAcaaattttatctaaaaaagaagaaaatatttataaaaaatcacCGATGACTAGCAAAAAAATCGGAATAACAGAGCTGAAAAGTCCTTTAAAAGATAGTAATCATATTGTTACCAAGGGGAAACCATTAAATTTAACTTCTAAGCTTCGAAgaagcaataataaaattaatggaagtgaaaaggaaaatacattttcataa